In Larimichthys crocea isolate SSNF chromosome XXII, L_crocea_2.0, whole genome shotgun sequence, the genomic stretch tccctcttttcctttttctctttgcaggtAGTCATCCGCAGTCGTTTGGATCAGAGTATGGAGGAGGCTCGGGAGCTGAAGgtaaattgtttgttttctttataacCTGACAGTATCTTTAGTGTGGATAAAGATACACTCAGTCTTATTACTGAGGGTATAGTAAAAGTATTTAATGTTTGGTGTGTTGTCTGCTGTTTACATTAGAGGGAACTGTTACACTGTAAGCAGGAGATGAGAAACCTGCAGGGAGTCAAGGTaagacagagctgcagctaaTAATTGTATTCCTCGGTTGAATATAATTCTAGTTGTGTTGTAGAAAAGTTTCGGGCTGCGGTGATGTCTTTGTGTTGGTCTTTAAATGTGCAGGACGCCCAGCAGCAGAGGCTGTGCACTCAGGAGGCGTCAATACTGCAGATGAAGCAAGAGCTCCTGAGAGCCAGCATGACGAAGGATGAACTCAGCAACCAGAACGTACGACATAGTGTCATAtactgatctgtttttattcaagtGAATGTAAAACCTTGAAAACACATCTCAagagtttaaatgtgtgtgtacaaatgCCCATCCTctatttaaatgtgtcacaggCAGAGCTGCAGTGGAAGCTGGAGGAATGTAACAGGATGTGGGGCGAATGCAAGGTGAAGCTCCCCGGTCCCTCTCAATGAATGGTTTGCTGTGACTTAGTTCAATCGttctaaatgtgtttgtacCGAATACTGAATTGTACCTTTCGTCTGTAATCGGTTGGGTGCAGAAGGAGATTGGACAGAAGGACAGACTACTGCAGCAACTCAAACACAAGCTTgaagaaagccaaaaaaagcAGGTATGAAAAAGAGCTTCAGCAAGCTACAGTGGGCTCAAAGTGTTCATCCAAAAGTGAATCTTTTACTCTTTTTGAAGTGTTATTGTATTACTTCCAATTGTATTGGCAAATATATATTGATACATTTTACAATTTAGGGATGTAGCAGCTTTATATTCGTGTGCTTTGATGTCTTTCTACGACAGAGTGAATTGCAGCGAGAGTTGGAGCATAAAAACAGCACGCAGGTAGTGGTTTTCTATAGTATAGTCCATAGTTACTGTTCAGGTTTCATGTTCAGTCTGCACCAGGCAGACTGAATTCAGATATACGTTACGCAGCTCACactcttttgttgtttccttttttctttcagattcCCACCGGCACAGAAAACAATGGATATTCTTACTCTGGAAATCCAGCTCCCTCTATGTCGGACGTAAGTATTGTTTCTGTTGATAAGGCTGTTCAGTCAGTGGGCCTATTTATATTGTTCTGCAAGTCAGGGGGCTAACAAAGCACAGCTATACTCTCACATTCCTTTGCATTATCTTCTTTGGCAGCGTTTAGGCTGCATGTTGTAATTTGACCAACATGAAGCAATAGAACCCCCGGTCTGTGAGTTAAGGACACAGCGTTGACGGaacatgctttaaaaaaaagatttctttgtaaaaagctgaaaagctgatctgtgacagatgtttgtgtttctgtcctgttAGCAGGCGGAGGAGGTTCAGCTACTCAGAGATTCACTCAGGAGTTTGAGAAACAACTTCAGAGACCATGACCCACAGCACCACACACTGGACACCCTGGAGCAGGGCATAGTATCACTCATCGACAGACTGCATGTTGTGCACACAAATAGGGTACAAATATAATCCATACaactattttttcttttagaaacactggattttatttttgttgcttcatCTTAAAACTATGATAGAGATTGAATGTAAGCTTGTTAAATAATCAGAGATAATCAGAACTGGCCCTGTAATTGATTGACACGTGAGCACTAATAAAAAGAGTATGCTTTAAAAACTATCCATACCATGAAAGTTTCTCGGATAACAATAATATAGATTTCAAATCATGAGGTTCTGTCAACATTTATCCAAACTCTGCAGGGAAGGGGGAAATCTCCAAGACGCAAAGGTCAACACACAGACTCTGACACCTGGCCTTGCACAAGTAAGCTGTTCCAACGTGTATCCCCTCAACTAAACATGGACAGAATATTTCTGCCTTCTCTAACCATTTCTGTTGGTCATTACAGAGGCTTATCAGTCCAGCAGTGGTTCCTCTGCCTCCACTAAAATCCTCTATTTTACTGGAAAATCCCCAACGCCTTCCATGATCAACATCCCAAAAAGGTGAGTGTATGTTTGCCTGAGGTGTTTTCTCTCCGAATGCTGGCAGTGatgcaaataacaaaacataaaaaaagtcaCAAGATGAGTGAGTCTCTCTGTGCACATGGCACAGGCTGGGTGAGGTGACTCTCAAGGATGTTAAGGCAGCTGTGGATCGAGAGGGAAACTACAGGTACCACTTCAAGGCCCTGGACCCTGAGTTTGGCACTGTGAAAGAAGAGGTACGACAACTCATTCCAAAGTACAAATGGCGCATGAGATGATATATTAAGAGAATATTTCCTCATATCTGTGTGCAGGTATTCCTAGATGGAGCAATCATTCCAGGCTGGGAAGGAAAAATAGTTGCCTGGGTAGAAGAGGACAGTGGTGAGGAGAGGTAACAGACTACCTGTTAATGCTGTATTGCTCTTTTTATCTTTCTGACTCTCAGTGACTAAGAAAGACATCTTTTTCTGTCTTAGACCGGTGTAGGTTCACACTGAGGAGCCATGAACACTGCCCAGAACAGACGCACAGGAGGACACATTTTGAGATTCAGAGTATTAATGAAATACTGTAAGACTTGTCAGCAAGAGATTTGGGTTAGTCAACTGGCACTAAAGCGCCAAACTGATGGTGTAAATCTGTAACTGATGTCTAGATTATCGTGATTTACAAAGGAAAGCTGTTTCCATCATGTGCTTCAAAACTGGACCCTAAAGTAAACAGTAGAAACATTATTTTGAATGCACTGTTTCTAAAACCACAGCAGTGGGTAGTGTAGTTGTTTCACGTGTAGAGGTCAAGTGTTCAGTGTTTAGCAtcatttttcctttcttgtgCAGCAAAGATCTGTGTTGTCCAGTGTTCTTTAGCAGAGGTGCTTTTCAGTCTCCTCTGCCACAGcaagaaagaggaaaatatcTGGGTTAGAAAAGAAATGCcacttttataaaaacaaatgttacatGGACAAAAGTCAGAAACACTTTGTACAAGCCGCATTTTGTTCTACCGCTGCACAAAGTTTGTTGACAGAGCCCGACTGATACTAGACATTTAAGActgatacagaaaaaaaaatccagatatAGCGGTCAGTATCTGGAATAATGTACATGTGTGGACCAATATGACGAGGCAAAGGTACTCCGAAGATtgcttaaatattttttttaataaagtgaaGTAATATTCTTTAAGAGttcaaataatttaacaaataCACTGTCCAATTAATTCTAGGTGACATTGCTGACACTGTGTGACACTGCCTGCCGCAGTATTGTAAATTATAGTTCAGTCTGCTGGATAAACTTTGCAGTGACACCAGTTTATCACAAGCATTTTCCTGCATTAtatactgagaaaaaaaacagtttttaatgtaGGCACATTCACTGATACTCTGTCATAGTATCGTCTGACCAATATATTGGTCGGGCTCTGCTTCATtctgacctgctgctgacaATATACAGAATACAGAAGACTGTGTTTTGGATGAATTATGTTTGAGGTGTCCAAATAGAAAcatcaatttgaaaaaaaacacattgtatttCAGACTAATCTGTTCGACTAAATGGGACCCACAGCAGCATGTGTGGAAGCTGAACTGCTGTCAGTGAATAAAATAGGACTGACGCTGGAACTTCGATGTAGAAATGCATATCACGGCACTGTtactttgtttactttgtgaagttgttttgtacatttgtgtaaaatattttcACCATATCCTTAAATGTCGATTTTTATGTCTCTTAATTTGTTTAAAGAGAGATTCTGCTCCTGTTCGAACAATGCTGTGGATGTGAATTCAACAATTTAtaatgatggtgtgtgtgtgtgtgtgtgtgtgtgtgtatgagtgagaCAGAGATCAGGATGGACCTTAGACTTGTAAATGCCAGAAGAACAGTGGTTAGAGCTTCTCTACCTGATGCAGTAAAGTGCTTAGCTCTCAGTGTTAGGACATCTTTTGGACCTCATATCTGTAGAAGAAGCGTCGACTGAAACTGGCTcacacacttttgtttgtttttttttcactctgcttttattttctgatttgaGGTCAATGTGTTTGCCTTCACTAACAAGCCAACAGAAATATGCATCAGTCTAATTTTAACGTTTTAATGACTCATTTGAATGCCATAACTGCCTGTGAAATATCCAGTTTGTTGGTGAGATGGCTATTTAGCAATGTTTTGTTAAGTTTACAGAAAGTTTTACAAAATATGGagactgttttaaaaataaaaatggcctttgtTGAATGCAAGAAAAtcatattttgaaataaaacctgagttttgtttttaaaaagatgtcaTTTGTAC encodes the following:
- the LOC104929923 gene encoding dixin-A isoform X5, with amino-acid sequence MCRIDCRPVSAPSITHKGTHLICYCLSALTQQLAAYVSWVNSQLKRKPGLKPITDLRHDLQDGVVLTQLIEIVAGEVLEEVYVAPRNKEESRKNVEQVLQFISSRHIRMPHISARDIVDGNLKSIMRIILALAAHFKPTANHRAASANGRGLTRGSASHNPLSTVALAQGAVAALASARLDASQPARTTRIHSSVSPLSSPRERAPPSSHSDRSQEDRQQQEISAESPHIAVETAWEDSLSEALEKEVHDTRKIVSALQALLLHGSLPEDEQDVSLSLDQGSAEQQLVVIRSRLDQSMEEARELKRELLHCKQEMRNLQGVKDAQQQRLCTQEASILQMKQELLRASMTKDELSNQNAELQWKLEECNRMWGECKKEIGQKDRLLQQLKHKLEESQKKQSELQRELEHKNSTQIPTGTENNGYSYSGNPAPSMSDQAEEVQLLRDSLRSLRNNFRDHDPQHHTLDTLEQGIVSLIDRLHVVHTNRGRGKSPRRKGQHTDSDTWPCTKAYQSSSGSSASTKILYFTGKSPTPSMINIPKRLGEVTLKDVKAAVDREGNYRYHFKALDPEFGTVKEEVFLDGAIIPGWEGKIVAWVEEDSGEERPV
- the LOC104929923 gene encoding dixin-A isoform X4; amino-acid sequence: MIASLSRGSLLDEVLHGGFNEQQLAAYVSWVNSQLKRKPGLKPITDLRHDLQDGVVLTQLIEIVAGEVLEEVYVAPRNKEESRKNVEQVLQFISSRHIRMPHISARDIVDGNLKSIMRIILALAAHFKPTANHRAASANGRGLTRGSASHNPLSTVALAQGAVAALASARLDASQPARTTRIHSGWGLDVEKSVCVRTLVEQYERGSPDEQDNPQLSSLSSVSPLSSPRERAPPSSHSDRSQEDRQQQEISAESPHIAVETAWEDSLSEALEKEVHDTRKIVSALQALLLHGSLPEDEQDVSLSLDQGSAEQQLVVIRSRLDQSMEEARELKRELLHCKQEMRNLQGVKDAQQQRLCTQEASILQMKQELLRASMTKDELSNQNAELQWKLEECNRMWGECKKEIGQKDRLLQQLKHKLEESQKKQSELQRELEHKNSTQIPTGTENNGYSYSGNPAPSMSDQAEEVQLLRDSLRSLRNNFRDHDPQHHTLDTLEQGIVSLIDRLHVVHTNRGRGKSPRRKGQHTDSDTWPCTKAYQSSSGSSASTKILYFTGKSPTPSMINIPKRLGEVTLKDVKAAVDREGNYRYHFKALDPEFGTVKEEVFLDGAIIPGWEGKIVAWVEEDSGEERPV